In Tribolium castaneum strain GA2 chromosome 4, icTriCast1.1, whole genome shotgun sequence, one DNA window encodes the following:
- the LOC100142069 gene encoding vasorin, translating to MTHLVLVLVLVAAVRTGACPVMCTCSRHLAVRCTQQVPAEIFTNLTNLQELVIENSDLGDLSNVSVADLELQSMRLSQNRIVSLPELNVTNLRHLDLSGNLIETLGVEFRTLRSLEILNLSANFLTVIDSDSFSGLESLKCLDLSRNNLTRLDDALFEPLQALQYLNLSSNQLTILNERCFISLVKLQQLDVSFNRLVRVELGSLQLPSLARLLLAGNSRLGASKQPMLVGTGQRLQTVDASNIGLEQVPPALTHSIRTLRLVGNSIKTVRCGDLDSYPLLQLLDFDSNGLEVIEDDALGRLDSLTILYLTNNNMSEIPKSLSEKLKVLHLEHNQIQQVRTRDLQGLTSLEVLLLNDNKIRLIEAEAFNQLTSLVTLDISRNPIKILEAGCLSGSMALQVLRLSNIDVDSPPKEVSFPLSSTEHLITLDLSGSPGLARQLLVDTAALAASRQLQELDLSFTDLEFIRSDLLHFLPQLRIFHIDGNRINCTQLEWLAAWMRRQDEPEYKRVTCVSPPELWGTLLIDLQPVEATPNRPTTTQTPTTQMEDYIDIESFLRENKSEIFPITNSTRGEMSMFSAGAQERLHPGLVLAAAMLGTALVLVLLGVRFAKRRRDALRLRQEDLEVSSLPGVTELW from the coding sequence ATGACGCACCTGGTGCTAGTTCTTGTGCTTGTTGCCGCTGTCCGGACGGGTGCGTGTCCCGTCATGTGCACGTGTTCCCGACACCTCGCCGTTCGCTGCACCCAACAAGTGCCCGCTGAGATTTTCACCAATCTGACCAACCTCCAAGAGCTGGTGATCGAGAACAGCGACCTCGGGGATTTGTCCAATGTGTCGGTCGCCGATTTAGAATTACAGTCGATGCGACTGTCGCAGAATCGTATTGTGTCTCTCCCGGAATTGAACGTCACGAATTTGAGACACTTGGACTTGTCGGGGAATTTGATCGAGACGCTCGGAGTGGAGTTTAGGACATTACGGAGTCTGGAGATACTCAATTTGAGTGCAAACTTTTTAACAGTGATTGATTCGGACAGTTTTAGTGGACTTGAATCCTTGAAGTGTTTAGATTTGTCTCGGAATAATCTGACACGGCTCGATGACGCGCTTTTTGAACCGTTGCAAGCGTTGCAATATCTCAACCTAAGCTCCAATCAATTGACGATTCTTAACGAGCGGTGTTTTATCAGTTTAGTGAAACTCCAACAACTTGATGTTTCTTTCAATCGCTTGGTTCGGGTCGAATTGGGGAGTTTGCAATTGCCGAGTCTGGCGAGACTTCTCTTAGCTGGTAATTCGAGACTAGGGGCTTCGAAACAACCAATGCTTGTCGGGACTGGTCAAAGACTCCAAACTGTTGATGCTTCAAACATCGGGCTTGAACAAGTACCCCCAGCTTTGACCCATTCGATTCGAACGCTTCGCTTAGTTGGTAATAGCATAAAGACGGTCCGGTGTGGTGACCTCGACTCTTATCCCCTGTTACAATTGCTCGATTTCGATTCGAACGGCTTGGAAGTGATCGAAGACGACGCTTTGGGTCGTCTCGACTCCCTCACGATCCTCTACTTGACTAATAACAACATGAGCGAAATCCCGAAAAGTCTCTCGGAGAAGCTCAAAGTCCTTCATTTGGAACACAATCAAATCCAACAAGTGCGTACTAGAGACCTCCAAGGCTTGACCTCTCTCGAAGTCCTTCTCCTCAACGACAATAAAATCCGTTTGATCGAAGCGGAAGCCTTCAACCAGTTGACGTCTCTTGTCACTCTTGATATCTCCCGTAACCCTATTAAAATCCTCGAAGCCGGTTGTTTGTCCGGCTCGATGGCCCTCCAAGTCCTCCGTTTATCCAACATCGATGTCGATTCACCACCGAAAGAAGTTTCCTTCCCCTTATCGTCAACCGAGCACCTGATCACACTCGATCTCTCCGGAAGCCCGGGACTTGCCCGACAATTGCTAGTCGATACTGCAGCTCTAGCCGCCTCGCGACAATTACAAGAGCTTGATTTGTCTTTCACCGACCTCGAGTTCATCCGCTCTGACTTGCTCCACTTTTTGCCCCAATTGCGGATCTTCCACATTGACGGCAACCGAATCAACTGCACGCAGCTCGAGTGGTTGGCGGCTTGGATGCGGCGCCAGGACGAGCCCGAGTACAAAAGAGTGACATGTGTGAGCCCCCCTGAGCTGTGGGGGACCCTCCTCATCGACCTCCAACCGGTGGAAGCGACCCCAAACCGCCCCACAACCACACAAACACCCACGACACAGATGGAGGACTACATCGACATAGAGTCGTTTCTCCGGGAAAACAAATCggaaattttcccaattactaACTCCACGCGTGGAGAAATGTCCATGTTTAGTGCTGGGGCGCAGGAGAGGCTGCACCCGGGGCTGGTCCTGGCCGCTGCCATGCTAGGAACAGCCCTAGTGCTGGTTCTACTGGGGGTGAGGTTTGCCAAACGGAGGAGGGACGCATTGAGGCTCAGACAGGAGGACCTCGAGGTCAGCTCGCTGCCTGGCGTTACGGAACTATGGTGA